The genomic window CGTCTAAAATACCAGTTTTTTTGGTGtgacaaacaaatatttgaatatctAAACCAAAATACTCATTGTATCAAATTATAcacaatacatatataaatacaaaatttcgAGTGCCTCTTAATCAGATAAAAGATACTCGCGGGACTCTTGAGGTCGTGAGTGATCTTGTAACCCAAGCCGGTCCAAGGGAAGTGAAGAGTGATCACTGTAAAAGcaaatatttctaaaattgTTCACTATTTCCTAAATTATAGTCCAATTTACTGTATTTACTATTCACCTTTGCCACTTATGGATTGATTCCTCTCGTCTGTTGTGTTTTGGAATTACTATTAGCATTATCTACTTTTTACACATTTTGGACATGTAATTTAATACTTTGAACGAGAATCtataatttctattttaaacGCTTCACTTAAATAGATCCTGGAATTGTTTTCGGTATATTTTTTCATGACATTCTTTACATGAAACCTCTTTAATAAACTTGTCAatgtaaagtaaaaaataaaaacaatactTAAGATTGATGTGTTATTTAGGTTCCGATATTCTTGGTCCATTTTCCTCAACCTTTTAATATACGCGATAGAATGATTTTacttaaataaattatctcAAGACATGAAGACAATGCATCATTACTTTTTAATTGCCAAATTTTCTTAATACACTGaatcattactttttttttttttttttaaatacaatGCATCATTACCTTTTCTTGGTCCAGATACGAATATTTTGAAGATGAGTACTTGCATTGACCTTTTAACTATGTCCCTCGAGGGCGTGAACCAGTcaccaaaatcaagaaaattctaaaacctttaaagataatatatacatatcgGTATATACTTCTTTAAATTCTTCAACTGATAGTGGTACGCCatacttgatttttgtttgttttgtttttctgattaAGATATTCTTACAAATCATCAATTAGTTCACGAACATCAACAGTGAAAAAatataacccaaaaaaaacaaaccaatcaaCCGCTAGAAGATGACGTCTAATAAATTAATCCAGATATTGTCAGATTTTTTATACAAacatacatgtatatatgataGTATTGAATTATTGATAGATAAGCTAATcattatttatctatattcttcgacaacaaattaaaatgtcattttcgttttgatttttatagcGCTATGATATGCTTTCTacttcatttttgttatcaacaaaaaaaaaatcgttaacaaaataaaaaatgaggaggaaattgttgtttgtatatagcatacaaaaataaacctACAAATGTTACATGAAACTGTTTACAGATTTCACTAggtatatactatatagtttgGAAATGAACTAATCATAATTCTAGATTTTCTGTTGTAGCTagtcaaatatttataacaactaatatgtaaataaaataaggaatacaaaataataaaaagatgtaaaaaaaaaaacctttaaagCCATTGTAAGAGAATTCACTACTAACAGAGAAAGCCCAAAcctgaagaagataacaaaataaataactttggtttagtttagactctctctttctttgtttgtatataaatacacAAACCATTTTATTCagctccttcttcttcaaccttcgCACGACCTCAAAAATCTCtcaacaacacacaaaaagatccaaaatccaaaatcatcCTCTCCCTCCATTTCGGACGACCCTCTAAATTCTTTTGTCTACCGGAAAATTTTCGATTGGATCCAAATTTTCTGGCGCCtaatttatcgatttggttttctattgtcattttcttttcacagGTCACTCgattttctccattttcttttcatttggGACTCTCTTCTCGCCGTCGCCATCACCGGAGATAAATTCCGTGGTGCTGCGTTTGGCCTTACCAAAATTTGAGATCTcaattgaagaaagaaacatagcgaagaagaagacgatcaAGGAATTGAAATTAGATTCTGTTATCTCTCTAtcatcttcaatttttttaatttgattgttttcaccaaaaaaacaaaaactatgaACACGACGTTACGTTACGATCCGAGACAGATCTCGAGGCAAACGAAACCGTCAGATACACCATCGTCTTCTCCGTCTCGTAGTAACCGGAGACAGCCTTTGCTTCAGAGAAGTCTCTCTTCTCCGTCACCACGAGCTTCTTGCGGCGGATCTACTCCCGCCGAGTTTTGCGGTGGTACGACGGCGAGTTGCGCCGCCGTGTGGTGTTGTTGTCCCTGCGGACTCGTTAACCTACTCGTTCTCGCGATCTACAAAGTTCCTAAAGGAATCTGCCGTCGCGCTATCAGAAGTCGCCGCCGTAAACAACTCGTGAAGAACGGAATCCTTCCGCCGCTTCCGACGGACGGGAAAAACGAGCGGATGCAGAGAGTTTTTCAGAATTCTGAATTCGCGATTCATCCGTTGGATAGCGACGATGTGTCTgacgacgaagatgatgataatttCTTGGATCTGAAGTATATCGGAAAATCGGTAGCGACGGGGTTTACGACGGAGGAGGAgactgatgaagatgatgaggcGGTGTTAGcattagagaaagagatgtgGAATAGGTTTTACGGAGCTGGATTTTGGCGAAGTCCGTCACAGAGAGAATCAGTTTCGTCTCCGAGAGTTTCCAAGTCTCTTTCGTCATCGCCGAGACAATCGTTTACTGAAGTATACCGGAATAGGGATACAACGGttagaggaggaggaggaggagctaCGGTGGTGGCGGCGACACCAAGAGCCGTTAGGCATTTTGATTAGGGTAAAGAAAGAGAGCTTATGAAAAAAATGTCTCAAAATGTCTTTTGTTAATAGTTTCATTCGTGTGGCGAGAGTTGTTGTGTGTGTGAGCTCAAAGTGTGTGTCTGCGTTTGTCAAATCTTTGGTGTGTGACTTTATTTGCCTATGGTATGGGATTTTGTGATcatcaaatatgaaaattcGAAATGGAATTGTGTTTTGTCGAAATGTGACATGACATGAGATCTTTGACTATCAAAGTCTATTGAGGGTTTAGTTTGGATGTTTAATCACTCATAACACAAGGTATAATTACATTGTTAGATtcgcaagaagaagaatagatCATGAGGTAAATAATTAGTGTGACATGGTCATGGATCagttaaaaagataaagataagatTCAAAGGGTAAAAGGAGAGTCTAGGgtttaaaaaaacaagtggGGAGCTGTCCTTTTCTTTCAAGGGGGTTTGGAACTTGTAGCCTTGTAGGTTGTGATGTAAACTATGAGGACCACAACAATCAATCAGTACTTGGTCATTAGTGTTAAGCATTAATTCAGGTGTTGCTAACAACTACtaccaccttcttcttctgcatctCTCTAATgactcttctttcctttttcatctctgtttttttttttgttaactttgaCCTGCTTTGTTGTGTTTCAATTGTCTTTTTACTATTACTCACTAATTCAGCTTTGATGTGACCCTACttcatttatttcattatttggTGAATCTCATGcaactgtttttttgtttcttttttcagatgtttgtaagaaaataaacgaCTTGTAATTATAATCGAATAGTAAAatgtgtatttattttttcgaCAAAGAGTGGGCAACCAAATGTTCCTCAACCATTGATTgttgaaatataaatttttattattctaaatGAAATCGTGCGTCTTGTATCGAAAGGAAATGCTTGAGGATTCAACTTATAACAAGAtaacatttattaattaagaagattttggttgttattttgttcttaatataaaattcacgaggattgttttaaaatgtattatCTTTCGGCTCTTTCGGCAACTTTTAGTTGATTATACTTGGACCTTACAGTTTCTTGTTATTCAAAGATAACGAATATTTAATTCTTGAATGAGAGGCAAAAGGTCGTCACCAGTATATACTTc from Arabidopsis thaliana chromosome 3, partial sequence includes these protein-coding regions:
- a CDS encoding uncharacterized protein (unknown protein; FUNCTIONS IN: molecular_function unknown; INVOLVED IN: biological_process unknown; LOCATED IN: chloroplast; EXPRESSED IN: 24 plant structures; EXPRESSED DURING: 15 growth stages; BEST Arabidopsis thaliana protein match is: unknown protein (TAIR:AT5G06380.1); Has 84 Blast hits to 84 proteins in 12 species: Archae - 0; Bacteria - 0; Metazoa - 0; Fungi - 0; Plants - 84; Viruses - 0; Other Eukaryotes - 0 (source: NCBI BLink).), translated to MNTTLRYDPRQISRQTKPSDTPSSSPSRSNRRQPLLQRSLSSPSPRASCGGSTPAEFCGGTTASCAAVWCCCPCGLVNLLVLAIYKVPKGICRRAIRSRRRKQLVKNGILPPLPTDGKNERMQRVFQNSEFAIHPLDSDDVSDDEDDDNFLDLKYIGKSVATGFTTEEETDEDDEAVLALEKEMWNRFYGAGFWRSPSQRESVSSPRVSKSLSSSPRQSFTEVYRNRDTTVRGGGGGATVVAATPRAVRHFD